In Montipora foliosa isolate CH-2021 chromosome 9, ASM3666993v2, whole genome shotgun sequence, the DNA window ttcccgtgaggaatgaatcaatgatgaaatgatatatgaaatggatcatatatgaactgcggatatgaaatcaagtgaagctatgatcctcgcagttatgaacccaatttttgcaattgcgtgaagaagtcgttgaagtcctgaaattttcaggcttctttacgcaactGTCCCTCTTGCCCCTCCGCTAGTTAcggccacccccccccccctccccccctccgaTAGCTACGACCATGAAATATTtgaataaattgttgttgttgttgcgatcaagttaccttgcgtgtttctcctaacaactcacgaaacaaagatCAGTTTTTCGGATTTTATTCGTTTGCACTATTTACACATATTTCAAGCACTAATTAGGGACATTGAGCATAGAAATCAAATTAATTAACCCAAATCAgatcaaacattggtttttgacgAGAGCTAGGGAAAACTTTCGGAGCAGAGTACCAACAATCTCAACCCATGAACATACGACGCCGAGTCTGCGAATCGAAACCGGCCCACAATTGTGGGAGACGCGGGTGCCCCGTTAAATTAAGAAAGACTTAAAAGCGGATAATTGGAAGCGTTCCCCATTAGACCACGAGCAGCCTTAGTCGAGCGCGAGAAGACACGCACGAGAAGATTTTGCCGCTTGAAAATTGGATTCGCTCGTTTCTCCTCGATTCCTTATTTCGCGAGATCATTATTTCTCGTGCCTGTTCTCCACTCGCGCTCGACTAACTAAGCGGCGAAATGACATTTATTgacaattcctaattttctctggattgactgttatcgtcaatttagattacACTCttccaggacttgtggtagcagatgaaaagaaaacaaagtaaaagCAGCATTCCTGGATAGGaattgaacccggagcacccactttaaaGGTACTGTTTTCATCCACTttactaaagatcaactggctgACAACTgtaccgattatttaccaacactaattagtatatataaaatAGTTGCTGAATAGTGTTTTAAGTCTAATGCTtgattttaaaacggttagctttctcttgaggtttggtaatcaacattttctcctgttcaaatttgtttcttagcggcattcggaagaaaaaaatattgacatgTTCGGGCAGTAAACGATGTGATagtttagtggttaagtgaaaggtttgttaattgaacattcccaggttcgagtcctgcgagttcAGGCAGTGGGGTTCggattttaattaacaattattcgccgaaggcgaagtgattatcggtgaatattcaccgataatcactgagcctgaggcgaataattgttttagtataaatacacaggtgattatttcaaaaaagagaaaaaaaaacattttaacgcgaaatcatcttcaattacagtggcaaaactagtactggcagccattttgtccgtcgaggtgattatcggctgataatccgagatagcgagccaatgagagcgcgcgattttgtataatcacctgtgtgttagtgtgtttatactaaaagtagatattcatttcccatgatccctatcaagcgctAAGGAATTGTccataatcgtcatttcagaggtagaggaccAGTTGTAATTCCATAGAGGCCACTTTCGACACagtaaaattcagcttgaatgGGAGCTTTAGAGGACAAAGTAAAGTGGATAATATGCCGATATTTTTCagtcattccaacgtgtttctattgtttttgtccccTCTGCCTCGCTgccaagctgaatattgatatttcaaaaaagGCCAATTGGATGCACGTATTAAGTGGTTGGTCGCGTTTCTTGCTTTTATGGGTCTTTTGTGGGGTTCAGTTTTGGTTTCATTTGCCATAGCTAAATGCCTACAACTTCTTACACCATAAAAACGACTTATCAATGACATCAACAACAAGCAAACAACAGAATGACCGACCTCCTTTAATAACTGACCGAACTATTCTACCAACGATACACTTAAGACATAAGACTAAGACCGATCGAAACGAAACAATCAGTGATAATTTTTGCAGTCTTCACAGCCATTGACATCAAGGCTTAACTGACAGTCGATTAATAACACTACGACTTCGTTGACCCATCGCATAAACAACCAGCGGAGTATTCATAccatatttatataataacccaagttattcacggatcatttgattggttcttgcctatgatctattagaggacagacgcacgatggACGTCGctatcagcttttatgcgaataaagtttaattctttattatataaaacaaatagattccatgttgccgtgggtctgttcagtaatagatcacagaagacgtcaaaatgtggtaagaacatcagtgacacactcggctatcgcctcgtgtgccactttttagttcttaccacattttgacgccacctgtgatctattactgaacagacgcacggcaacatggaatctatttgttaaattgacGTCACACAAATCACATAAACATAAAGAGTACCATTCGATTGTTTTGGTTAAGTCTGGTTAATGCAATAGGAAAAAGCAAGGTTCATTTTCGTACGTAAAACAcaacagacaaaagaaaaaaacgtatCGTTTTCATTTTTGAGTTTTAAGTCAACACTTAGAGAAGCACGTAACAATTGGGCCTTAAAAATTATCACTTGTCTCTCTTTGACTATTTCTTGAGTTTCTCGTGATTCAAGTTAATTGTAAAGCTGACTGCGAAGCAACGCACTAGGCAATCACTAGCTTTTGCGacttttcaaattttctccactttgtcaatgaaagaaaacaagtgGTAAGAAACATTGAACATTCCAAAGAGAATCAGTGTGATAATGGTTACAATCATTTTCACAACCTCTCTTTCTTTAAGGCAGATGCATAAACTTTGACAGTGCTGTCTTGCGTGACACAGTACTTTATTCTCTCCACTCTGGTTACTAGGGTTCCTCAATAACGTTTTCTGTCTCGTTTTTTATCTGATAGGAACTTCTTTGTAAGGAGGCGCTTTTCGTTCTCCTTTTTTATCCTAAAAAGTAACAGGAAGCAAGTTAAATATGAATTCTATTTAAAAGTGGAAGTACCTTGGTAACCATAGTAGACTGTGAGTTTTGCCAATAAtggaagaaacttgtttgattatGGCTTGCCTCTTTGCTACAGATAACGAACAACTCCTTAAAAGAGAAAGAAATGTAGAAGAAAATTTTCATACCTTTATGACAAACAGGAGTTTCTGTTGGGGTGtttagcatcgcgtttacgtgatacggcaaacgggaaacggtATAAGCTACTGCCTCAAGAGTCATAAAGAATGAAAATTTTCTTATACCAACTTGTCTTTCTCTTCTGAGACGTTACGTGACATCTGTAGatcattaaagtgcccctgtgaccaaaaacttaatttctatttttctatggatttcaaaactttgttaactaaacactaagcgacttaagttttaagccttgatttccgaaagacacctgtttattttaactggaattttaaCTTTGAGTTCTTGAGAGGGCTGGATCGAGGAGacagtgacgtcaaaggctcactagtttaagaatgcaatgcgtgtgtacgccgcagaataaATATGCAGCACGGCAGTCTTAGGCTTTCAGACCTTTAAACTCGCGTTTCGCATatactagacgctccgtgagcgtaaactgggttgcctatggtacgtgttacaaaaatagaaggcactgaatttgggtggtattgaactgtaGCGTTTCAGTAAATTTTTCTAAGTAGGAAGGAAAGGGGaggtgaggggggggggggggggggttgatgTAGActatttgaggggtcacccagacgtcatgCCAGCAATGGCCCTTGACTCACACGTTCAGCCTTATTTTGTAAAGtcgtgtcccgttttgaggtcttttacttttttaagctttggtaataaattcactttaaagatGACAAAGcacgctcttgagtgaaactcactcgtttcttctttaaaggggctatgtcactcaTAATGATATAATTACAtgatttggggtgcagggatggcacagtgatgagagcattcgcctcccaccattgtggctcgggttcgattcccagactcggcgtcatatgtgggttgagtttgttggttctctactctgcaccgagagggtTTCTCAGGGTACTCCGGCTTCCTCCTCTCCtctaaaaccaacatttgacttgcaTGATtcgtgttaattgttaatttgagtttacagtgtccccaattagtgctccagcgctagaatgacaaGACATTTAATAAGttggtttcctttttttccccaaaaaggcccaaaaagtagaatgaaacattgcaataaccacttcaagctgttgaacaacataaaaggaatactgcaaaaggaaagagacgCATGGAAATAAATGTACATTACATTTGGGGAATcctgaaaaaagtcggcccgacgtttttcaaaattatgacaaatcaCCTGGATAAAGGTagtttttttctcagaatcaattcgtttgtgatgtaacgataattttgttggtaaaggaattccacttTACCATTTaagagttttaaactcgtgattaactaaagatttttccgaaacaccctaaaataaagtgaaatagcccctttaagtgaaaTCGTCTCCAAAAAAACTACCTGGAAATTGCTTTGAcagacgttttcctgcatgtcaagGGTTACACTAAGCAAAAGTGtatgccacacactaaggaaggactgaacatgttgtttccaCTTCATAATTGCTCTTATTTTCATTCTAATCTGAAGACAAGTCAATATTTTTTGgcttacgtttgcaccaaatggtATCGCGAAAGCCCGGAGTTACGGTGTAGCACTTTTGTCTCGCGGAAATAatttccagcagaaaaaaaaaagaccagcaaaattaaaaaccgtaaaaatttactcccgttaatataactaaaaatggcttttaatccacataCAGTGGGGtaaaaaaacttttattttgatatttgcattgaaAAAAAGCAATTGGAGCTTGCTATAAACAAAACGGAACGATGAAAGGTTAAGTcaatacttttccagtctcttgaggcataagaaacgaactcaaagcagtcaatcacAAGGTCACGTTAACCTTGATCGAACGGGTCATCCGAAGGGCAAACGTACCATTTCCTAACGCCTCCAAGATGCCACATTTTTTCCACCCGTTCTCGATGATTGAGGGTTTTTTAGCAGAAAGTaacagaagttgaaaatagtcttgctgcttgaaaagaaaaccgcaaaaattagtTCCAAGCGGAAATTTCGGTCAATTCGCGCtgcaaaaatttgttcccgcAAACCTCAAAAAATCGCCAATCCTCAAAATAAAAGTCCCGCGAAAATTTCATGCTACACGATAACAGTAAgaggcaagccaaaagacagatgaagaaaaaataacatagttttcacataaaactctgaatttcgaattctcagcgaaCGAATAgagacaatcgatcgtaaaaacactaaaattcctGAGGAAGGGCACGATGTGCTGTCAGAAGGAAGAAATTAATCAGGTGCTAagcaaccacaaaggtgcacgtgacCACCGTGTGCCAaggttcttgttttcttgatcaaatctcccggtctcccggtTAAACCACCAAATCTCCCGGGAACTACCTACTGTggtttttttctaattttttttcactaatttcgttattttcgcgatttcaaaaaagaaaacaaagcaagaAGTGGATTTAGTGCTCTTATTTACTGCTTCTATTTGATCGGAAAACGTAAATCAGCGGGAGCAatcaaatttatatatatatttaacgagtatcGTAACTGGTCAGAAATAAACCGATCATATTGCACAATACATAGTAGAAAATTGGCGCGGTTTTCGCACACTGTTTACATCTGATCTGTCGAAGCGAAGATGGCCAACGTGGATTTCGATTCACCTCAAAAGGAATACTTAGGCGCCCTTCCCTCGGGTTTTGAGGGGGTAAAAAACCTTGCTTTGCAGAAAGTGGAGAAGATTATTCCTCCTAGCTGGCGTCCAGCCATTTGCAAACACACAAGGTAAGCTACTTTTATGGGTGTTCTTTCGAAACTTGAGCGGGTTAGAGCTGCAAGTCACCATGCCAAATAGTTTCCATAAAACATTACTTCTGAAACATTAATGAATTGGAAACTTTTCTGATTTTCTAGTGCCTAAAGTTTCCaattcatgaatttttcagaagCGCAGTTTGTAAAGACTATTTTAAATCACTTTTCCACACAAACACTATTAATTTCAGATGTATTTGCCTTCTCATTATTGAtaagatggcttccaaaaccatCATGATAAGATCTATTCAGGCTGCAAACTCACTCAAACTCATTATTACTCGAACTCGGCTTTGATAGATCTCACGCATTCAGACAAGTTCCCACGCCCAACTGACAATAGTGAGCATAATTGCTTAAAAACCGATTAAATAGAAATTAAATTCTTTTTCGGCGAAAAACAGTTGGTGAGTCCAGTTTTGAAGTCGTCAAAAATCCTTCTACACCCTCGGTTATCTTCGGTAGTCGTCGGGAAATCTTCGGCAATTGTCGGAAGTCATCGGAAATCTTCGGACGAAAATTATCTAGACGTCTCCAGATTTTCGTACTGTGGTGGTTGGCAGGTATGCAATGAatgaagaatgttaatcgttcgtcgcttTTAGAATTACACAACCttctttttagccaagaaacttacgTCTTTCGCTTTTTAGTTTTGTTATAATATTTAAGTGAATATTTGTATTTCATCCGTCGGgtcgggaagccttctttgtcgggttattgacccgagaCCGGACTTTTATCTGGAAtaatgttgatcaatcccttcactgaagaaccatttcttttactaaggaagcaaaaaatggacaacaagctttctttcaaataattcttgactaacaagaattagtcaaatttcaaattgttttttacctgaagactgtgcagagttgagtacaaatgaataaaattttaaattgttaGAAGTTGTAAACACAGActactcaaggtgttcgattccgtcTCTGGTTTCCAACtcgaaaaagttaccagagaagttgccgtttggtttcagtgttgtacataacagtacagttaataaaatattaacgagaactcgacgaagaggtaaatcaaCGACTACATTTTTTGTGCGAGTGCCGATGTTCATTTCAAGCTTCTTATGCAAATGTTTGACAGTAAATATtgaattacaaaaaatattccaagaaacacaacagcatttaaataaatttcagtctcaCAGTTCAGGATACCCTTTtcggaagaaccttgaccgtgaataatgaagcacaaaatagacaacaagctttctttcactGTCACATATCcttttttttacctaaagattgtgcagagttgagtgcaaaataaatgtaaattgccaggcaactgagatgcgacttcagtaaacactgtgatgcattcaaggcgttcgattccttttaaaccaacacagaatttgccatttggtttcagtgttgtacataacaccacacgctggaattttaagctagtgagccttgacgtcacttttccctgaatccaccctctgaggtccaatcggtcagtttttaaCGTGAGTAATGACTGaccaaaattttgccagtgtgttgttaagcaaacacacttttagaatctgaaggaaaaaagaagtgACTTTTTCTattacaggggcactttaacaggCAGAAAATGAGCCAAAATCAAGTCATTTTCTTTTATCTTTGGCAAAACGCGAATTTCTGTccgacgtttgccgtaaacacgatgctagatagattaagcatcgcgtttacgtgaaacagcAAACGCGAAACGGTGGGCTACtccttgtcataaaagcatgaaaattacgTTATTCTAAGTCGTCTTTCTCTTTTGAAAAGTCACTTGATACCTGCTACTAACACGCAAAGAATTAGCTCATttcaaacgagtttcttccatttttggcaaaacgcaaatttcagtctGACGTTTGCCGCAAAAGTGGTGCTTAATCTCTCTGCTAACTCTCTCCAATTACTTCAGTAAAACGGCAAACGTCAAACTGGAGGCAGCTGCCtgtcataaaagcgtgaaaattctctTCTTCCAACTtttctctctcttcagttttAGAAGTTGCACGATGTCTGAAGATCACAAGCAATCAGTGCGCTATATAATCAAACCAGTTTcattgatttttggcaaaacgcaaatttcttTCTCGCGTTTGCCCTTTTGCCCTAAACGTGATCTCTCTTATAATAAATGAAAGGCAACTTCCCAAAAGATGGTTCTCAGGGATACAAAGGCTTTGCCGCGTTCGCTACTCaattcaaaagaaaaacgagCAAATGGCTACAGAGATGGACACCTAAAatgtgcaacaaaaaaaaaaatccacaaATCTTACAGTTTTTGCACATGAATCTTTTTCTCTGGCGAAGTTTCCTTAGGAATAAAAGATGCCTCGTCAATAATCATTTCCACTTTTTGGATAGCATCCTCTAAGTTTTTATACTGTGTTCTGTACTTGGTAGAGCTAATGACAAGTTCACCTTCCTTGTTGATCCGgttcttttcctgttgaagtAACAAAAAAGACGACATTACTGTGCCTTTTTCCATTTTATCATAAAACATTAGGCTGCATGTGTAACCTGCTGTCAGCCTCTCTTTCATTGGTTCGACCAGCCATTTTTAATTTCACCCgcctctattttttttttttttttgccgtcaCGCTGCGGCCTGAGAAAAGTGAGCttacgccacaaaacaataggtttaatgagcaaaaacaatggctctgcacttCTCATCCCGACAAAACGTGAAATTAGCAAATTCACGGCGAGCACCCCGACGATAAATGCTTGAACTTTTTTCTACAAACATCCACGCCATTCataacattagggagcttaagcacgcgcgtttttgagacgcggacggcaaccggaagagaacatttcgcgtgccaggacagtggtgtctcccagatttttgtattaatcatctctaacggagaaaagatacttagcattgtaaatgtggttgtgtgaaagcaagttaaaagggaaaaaaactcacttccggttgccgtccgcgtctcaaaaacgtgcgtgcttaagctccctaattttaATCCTGGGAAGATATATACACACTCAACCCCGAaagacttggagtaatcgcgaaATTTTTACAATAACGATAAATAATGTTTTGACAACAACGTGGGAATAAATGAGTTTCATTCGTCTTTTGTTACCTCAACAGCGTCCACAACACTGTAGTTGTGGCGTACTTCGCCAACATTgtaaaacgagaaaaaaaaaaaacggtgaaAAGTAGTCACGATTGCGGAATGGTTCATTTCGAAAGGATCTTTTTGTTACCGTGGGGGTCCTGGTTGCTTTGAGCGTCTATTCTATCGAATCGACGAAATAAAGCGAAATAATGAATTAAATCACACTCTGACATGTCAGGTATTTATGTACCATACCACATAtttcagtaaaataataatttattgatttattgGGACTGTCTTTGCAATCACCAGGAAATGATGCAGTAACAAATTCATCTCAAAAACATCTCCAACATTTCCTCTCCTGAATGCCGAGCTGGGAGTCTGTACCAGAATTTTCCAATGTTACATGGAAAGCTAAGAAAGGTGGAAGGTAGGAGTCAATCTTTATCAGACGCAAAACCTCTCATAGTTGTCGTGTACATCTACGTCTACACTCTACAtctacatattccagcactcggaAAAGTCCCTccttgacttatggctgtttctttAGGTGGCCTTATACACCACAaccctttttagagacatcaacgttaagccggccacttctgctggagaggacagccacaacaccggggactttatcctcttctcttctcgaatagtgtgcgggttctttaacgtcccacagggaacttatgaccACAGAAGATATTTgtaagacggggcctacggtttatagtccttatccaagaagacttgaaagtctaaccatctGCAGATGAAATTTCAAAGGCaaaactttctcctcagttattttaagatcctgagtgttttTAGACGGAAATGATTAATCTAATGTTACCTTGGAGCTAAGAGAAACTGCGCGCAATGCCACTAACTGGTACGACTCCAATCTTCTAGTATCAGACTATGAACATTGGTGACAGTGAAGATAAAAACGACGTCACACACAAAATTTATGTGTTCGATttaccgtattccggaataggaatgcatggaatagaagttagaaatccttcgtttttacggagattcaaattaaaattgtcaaagacccgctaaaattctattttaaagatatttttattatctttgttgcttcaaaacgccagacatgcatatcgttttaaatcatcattccacgtattcttattccggaatagggtcaatcgaacacacccttgGACTCGAAACTTAACTTCACTGATCATATCAGCTCAATCTGTAAAAAGGCCAGCCGAAGGATAGGAGTGCTTACGCGACTAAGAAATCTAATTCCTATATAAGTGCCAAACTAGTGCTGTTCAAAACAGCGATTCTACCCTACTTAACGTATTGTCAATTACTTTGGCACTTTTGTAAAGCCGGCGATTCGCGCAAGATAGAAACACACCAAGAGAGACTACTCAGAACTACTCAAGAGGGCTGTGCTACCAACACTAAAGAATAGACGCCTGCAAGGTGTATATGCACCCTTATGTATAAAGTCAAACACAAACTATGTCCAGCTTATattagcaatatttttaatactCATAGCACTTTTTATTCTTTATGACAAAATGATTTTAGCGTTCCTAGATATAATACAGTAACATATGGTCAACATTCTCTGCGCTACCTTGGGCCAAATTATAGAGAAAACTGCCTAAAAATACCAGATCTGCAAAATCTTCGAACAACTTTAAAAGCACCATTCGAAAGTTTGGCGTTAGCTCTCTGTTGGACGACGGCGGCATGTGTTGTTCTTGCTGTTATGGTAGCATCTATCAACAAATTAAGTCTTAGATTTAATTTTAACCTtattttcttaacttttactAAATCTTAGTTGAAAAGATTTTACCTTATATTTTAGTCTctccaattagtagagcacttgtgCTCGGCTAGTAAGACTTGAGACTTAAATGAAGttgtcattcattcattcattcattcattcattcattcattcattcattcattcattcattcattataCCATTAACCACTCAGAAGCAAGTGTACGTGATTTTCTGACTTACCCTTTGTAGTATCTTCTGTCTAACATGTTCAGAGAGCCACTCTGCACTCGCTATATGAAATCGCAAGTCCACCTTGGTATTCACTGTGGCAAAGGAAATTCGCAAATGTTAGGTttttaaataatattaatgtttatttttttctcaatgcgagAGCGGGCGGAATTCTGCAAATCctccaatctgattggctctgggagcgggcggaatttttTTGTATCTTGCCCGCCGGGAGgaatcctagccctggttgcGTGAGCTTCAATCTGTgttgaccttaaatttccatttttttgacACCGGAGCCATGCAAGATTTGTGTTTGAGTATGGACAGCAGACAGTTAACTCTTTACCCTCAGGAGTTTGGGATTTTTCAATTATGCTCTTAGGAATTCAAGATAAACACTCATTTCTTTGTTAAACTTTAATCAGGCTTCCATTGAGAGATTATAATAACAAAGTGGTTAtgttacaataggccattttttaAATACTTGTATCAATATTAAGCTTGATAGCcaggcagagaggacaaaaaacaatagaaacaccttggaatgaatttgaaaaatatCGACATCATCCACTTTCCCTTGTCTTTGAACTCTAAACGTCTCTTTCAAGCTGATTTTTAATAAATCAAAAGATTAGAATCTTTTACCTTTGTTAACATTTTGTCCTCCTGGTCCTGAACTTTTTGCATATTTAACTGTAAAATGTTCTGAAATTAAGCGACAGGATGGAGTCTTTTATTTCTGAACAACAAAATTTATCATGATTGCAACTTTTACACGCTCGTTGCATTTTTAAGGGCCACTAAAGATGGCTGTAATAAATCCACAAGTAAATGAGAATTAATTTTTGCATCAGTAGCATCAACCAAATGAATAACATATTAAGGATAACATAATCAAAGATTCCATCTGATAATATTATTGACACATATCAATTCACTTTGCAAATTGCCATAGGATGATAAAGGGTTGAGTCTGGTTGAGTACAGTAGAGACTTTAGATCCACTATCCCTTCCTCACTCATACCTTTTTATgcaaaacattaaaatttttgaaagttGTTCTTTGAATACATTCCCTTAGTGACTTTGCATTGTTTTTTGGTCATTAATTTTCCCAAATTTACATCTAAATTTTACCACGTCACGTACAGTGTTTTGGTGCTGTAAAGGGCACCAAACTTATTGTATTTCAGGTA includes these proteins:
- the LOC137970569 gene encoding large ribosomal subunit protein mL62-like isoform X1; protein product: MLRIFIDRSSSSFISNCGLLQSRLSPVIARYLHNSFARTTSRDNQDDDTPHLIYKGKIPLEHFTVKYAKSSGPGGQNVNKVNTKVDLRFHIASAEWLSEHVRQKILQREKNRINKEGELVISSTKYRTQYKNLEDAIQKVEMIIDEASFIPKETSPEKKIHVQKLIKKENEKRLLTKKFLSDKKRDRKRY